A stretch of the Halomarina ordinaria genome encodes the following:
- a CDS encoding iron-containing alcohol dehydrogenase family protein, which translates to MPVHAYEANTFVWGAGCIDELSTRLDEVGATHVLVVCGEHVGANDDLFEAVERALGDHSTTRFTGARSDVPLETVMEGVRVKRDCRADVLVSVGGGSASDTAKAIATFDAEEGRSMDEMKAQTTDDGEAYVPALPAEKAAVFAIATTLSAAEVSNAFGVTDLERGEKGVLVDEKVRPVASFYDPELTATTPPSIIASTGMNALDHAVEILYSDPRGENPFYQATAARAIELLMAHLSDAVADPDDQTALEGAQVGAALSALGLIGGICINHGINHALCARHPVSHGDGNSILLPHGIAFNMPAVPERVRRIAAAMDIDTEGRDDQWVVRRVIESVRDLQTEIDVPYRLRDVDVDRDDFDELAAVAATDSAMASNPRPVTEADIRDVLDAAW; encoded by the coding sequence ATGCCAGTGCATGCGTACGAGGCAAACACGTTCGTCTGGGGTGCCGGCTGTATCGACGAACTCTCGACACGCCTCGATGAAGTGGGAGCGACCCACGTGTTGGTCGTCTGTGGCGAACACGTCGGCGCGAACGACGACCTGTTCGAAGCGGTCGAACGAGCTCTCGGCGACCACTCGACTACAAGATTCACCGGAGCACGAAGCGACGTCCCGCTCGAAACCGTCATGGAAGGGGTTCGCGTCAAACGCGATTGTCGAGCCGACGTTCTCGTGAGTGTCGGTGGCGGGAGTGCCAGCGACACGGCGAAAGCGATCGCGACGTTCGACGCCGAAGAAGGGCGGTCGATGGACGAGATGAAAGCGCAGACGACCGATGACGGTGAGGCGTACGTTCCCGCACTGCCGGCTGAGAAGGCTGCGGTGTTCGCCATCGCGACCACGCTTTCGGCGGCAGAGGTGAGCAACGCGTTCGGCGTGACCGACCTCGAACGCGGTGAGAAAGGTGTTCTCGTGGACGAGAAGGTACGTCCGGTCGCCAGTTTCTACGACCCCGAGTTGACGGCGACGACACCGCCGAGTATCATCGCGAGCACCGGGATGAACGCGCTCGACCATGCCGTCGAAATCCTCTACTCAGACCCTCGGGGTGAGAACCCGTTCTACCAAGCGACGGCCGCTCGGGCGATTGAGTTGCTGATGGCTCACCTTTCCGACGCCGTTGCGGATCCTGATGACCAGACCGCCCTCGAAGGTGCACAGGTGGGAGCGGCACTCAGCGCGCTGGGCCTCATCGGTGGCATCTGTATCAACCATGGAATCAATCACGCACTCTGTGCACGCCACCCTGTCTCCCATGGGGACGGTAACAGCATACTGCTGCCTCACGGCATCGCGTTCAATATGCCTGCAGTCCCCGAGCGCGTCCGTCGTATCGCTGCTGCGATGGACATCGATACCGAGGGCCGGGACGATCAATGGGTCGTCAGACGCGTTATCGAGTCTGTTCGTGACCTCCAGACAGAGATCGACGTCCCGTATCGACTGCGGGATGTCGATGTCGATCGAGACGACTTCGACGAACTCGCGGCCGTGGCCGCGACGGACTCGGCGATGGCGAGCAATCCACGGCCAGTGACCGAAGCGGATATCCGCGACGTTCTCGACGCAGCCTGGTGA